GTGCTGCCGCGCCAGCGCCAGGACGCTGCGATAGCAGGCGCCCAGCAGCGCGGGCTCGCCGTGATCGCCGCCGCGCCACACCGGGCCGACGGTGTGAATCACCCAAGGCGCCTTCAGCCCGTGACCGGAAGTGATGCGCGCTTCGCCGGTGGGGCAGCGCACGCCGGGACGGACCTGCGGCAGAGCGCGGCATTCTGCCAGCAGGCCGGGACCGGCAGCGCGGTGAATGGCGCCGTCGACG
Above is a window of Phosphitispora fastidiosa DNA encoding:
- a CDS encoding macro domain-containing protein, with product VDGAIHRAAGPGLLAECRALPQVRPGVRCPTGEARITSGHGLKAPWVIHTVGPVWRGGDHGEPALLGACYRSVLALARQH